The Vespa velutina chromosome 25, iVesVel2.1, whole genome shotgun sequence genome has a segment encoding these proteins:
- the LOC124957278 gene encoding myosin heavy chain, muscle isoform X2 encodes METLNSFITENLFHKKRSIASLRKDSYLRIALGSSSSFDETSMDSYPLVTVTEDRVNDFSEEVIKEGNDVEVTSLEEAKSVIAALRAKQRAQAHQMLAWRRTLKLQEELVARLTREKAEQLCTLSSQLFLFESRLCRKQKEIEASLVQRESIILRQQRVIRQLQSRLAERSGTGTRDSPPCDALDRLDSLGDSDSAVVLEEAADDPAPPRFRSNITDVTVIRSVSDAVEPSSKYSSMRRCNGFLRRPEILETVYSVEEDGDSESNQEPSESTENYECDERRTKNFGNGKGRLQELYGSFERLAQEADSLESERPRDESQQAQVTYNRVMSNHRSVTKPKDVKYKRINKAKSKSLEELRGRLRNWVEKGNKIAISLDQSYA; translated from the exons ATGGAAACACTCAATAGTTTTATAACGGAAAATCTATTCCACAAAAAGCGATCCATTGCTAGTCTACGCAAAGATTCATATCTTCGAATCGCCTTGGGAAGTAG CAGCAGTTTCGACGAAACATCGATGGACAGCTACCCGTTGGTGACGGTAACGGAAGATAGGGTAAACGATTTTTCAGAGGAAgtgataaaagaaggaaatgatGTGGAAGTGACATCATTGGAGGAAGCGAAATCAGTGATAGCAGCGCTTAGGGCGAAACAGAGGGCACAGGCACATCAAATGCTAGCTTGGCGGAGGACGCTTAAATTGCAG GAGGAGCTTGTGGCGCGACTAACGAGAGAGAAGGCCGAACAATTATGCACATTGTCTTCGCAACTATTTCTCTTCGAATCGCGACTTTGTCGGAAGCAGAAAGAAATCGAGGCGAGCCTGGTGCAACGGGAATCGATTATTCTCAGGCAACAAAGAGTGATACGGCAGTTGCAAAGTAGACTGGCGGAAAGGAGTGGTACAGGTACGAGAGACTCTCCTCCATGCGATGCTCTCGACAGACTGGACAGTCTCGGAGACAGCGACAGCGCCGTTGTACTCGAGGAGGCCGCGGACGACCCGGCACCACCGAG ATTTCGTTCGAACATCACGGACGTAACAGTTATACGATCGGTATCGGATGCGGTCGAGCCGTCGAGCAAGTATTCATCGATGCGAAGATGCAATGGTTTTCTACGTAGACCGGAAATCTTGGAAACCGTGTATTCGGTAGAAGAGGATGGCGATAGTGAAAGCAACCAGGAACCATCCGAATCTACAGAAAATTACGAGTGCGATGAGAGGCGGACGAAGAACTTTGGAAATGGGAAGGGCAGACTGCAGGAGCTTTACGGTAGCTTCGAGAGACTGGCACAGGAAGCTGATTCTCTGGAAAGTGAAAGACCAAGAGACGAGAGCCAACAAGCTCAG GTGACGTACAATAGAGTAATGAGTAATCACAGGTCGGTGACAAAGCCAAAAGACGTAAAATATAAGAGGATAAATAAGGCAAAATCAAAGAGTTTGGAGGAGCTCAGAGGAAGACTAAGAAATTGggtagagaaaggaaataaaatagcTATATCATTAGATCAATCTTACGCTTGA
- the LOC124957278 gene encoding myosin heavy chain, muscle isoform X1 — MLHVFCQPSLQHDRDANDGKKNDVRIAGKIKKMETLNSFITENLFHKKRSIASLRKDSYLRIALGSSSSFDETSMDSYPLVTVTEDRVNDFSEEVIKEGNDVEVTSLEEAKSVIAALRAKQRAQAHQMLAWRRTLKLQEELVARLTREKAEQLCTLSSQLFLFESRLCRKQKEIEASLVQRESIILRQQRVIRQLQSRLAERSGTGTRDSPPCDALDRLDSLGDSDSAVVLEEAADDPAPPRFRSNITDVTVIRSVSDAVEPSSKYSSMRRCNGFLRRPEILETVYSVEEDGDSESNQEPSESTENYECDERRTKNFGNGKGRLQELYGSFERLAQEADSLESERPRDESQQAQVTYNRVMSNHRSVTKPKDVKYKRINKAKSKSLEELRGRLRNWVEKGNKIAISLDQSYA, encoded by the exons ATGTTGCACGTGTTTTGCCAACCGAGTTTGCAACACGATCGAGATGCGAATgatggaaaaaagaacgat GTACGTATCGCAGGCAAGATCAAGAAGATGGAAACACTCAATAGTTTTATAACGGAAAATCTATTCCACAAAAAGCGATCCATTGCTAGTCTACGCAAAGATTCATATCTTCGAATCGCCTTGGGAAGTAG CAGCAGTTTCGACGAAACATCGATGGACAGCTACCCGTTGGTGACGGTAACGGAAGATAGGGTAAACGATTTTTCAGAGGAAgtgataaaagaaggaaatgatGTGGAAGTGACATCATTGGAGGAAGCGAAATCAGTGATAGCAGCGCTTAGGGCGAAACAGAGGGCACAGGCACATCAAATGCTAGCTTGGCGGAGGACGCTTAAATTGCAG GAGGAGCTTGTGGCGCGACTAACGAGAGAGAAGGCCGAACAATTATGCACATTGTCTTCGCAACTATTTCTCTTCGAATCGCGACTTTGTCGGAAGCAGAAAGAAATCGAGGCGAGCCTGGTGCAACGGGAATCGATTATTCTCAGGCAACAAAGAGTGATACGGCAGTTGCAAAGTAGACTGGCGGAAAGGAGTGGTACAGGTACGAGAGACTCTCCTCCATGCGATGCTCTCGACAGACTGGACAGTCTCGGAGACAGCGACAGCGCCGTTGTACTCGAGGAGGCCGCGGACGACCCGGCACCACCGAG ATTTCGTTCGAACATCACGGACGTAACAGTTATACGATCGGTATCGGATGCGGTCGAGCCGTCGAGCAAGTATTCATCGATGCGAAGATGCAATGGTTTTCTACGTAGACCGGAAATCTTGGAAACCGTGTATTCGGTAGAAGAGGATGGCGATAGTGAAAGCAACCAGGAACCATCCGAATCTACAGAAAATTACGAGTGCGATGAGAGGCGGACGAAGAACTTTGGAAATGGGAAGGGCAGACTGCAGGAGCTTTACGGTAGCTTCGAGAGACTGGCACAGGAAGCTGATTCTCTGGAAAGTGAAAGACCAAGAGACGAGAGCCAACAAGCTCAG GTGACGTACAATAGAGTAATGAGTAATCACAGGTCGGTGACAAAGCCAAAAGACGTAAAATATAAGAGGATAAATAAGGCAAAATCAAAGAGTTTGGAGGAGCTCAGAGGAAGACTAAGAAATTGggtagagaaaggaaataaaatagcTATATCATTAGATCAATCTTACGCTTGA
- the LOC124957278 gene encoding uncharacterized protein LOC124957278 isoform X6, with product MKTIRASNFSSFDETSMDSYPLVTVTEDRVNDFSEEVIKEGNDVEVTSLEEAKSVIAALRAKQRAQAHQMLAWRRTLKLQEELVARLTREKAEQLCTLSSQLFLFESRLCRKQKEIEASLVQRESIILRQQRVIRQLQSRLAERSGTGTRDSPPCDALDRLDSLGDSDSAVVLEEAADDPAPPRFRSNITDVTVIRSVSDAVEPSSKYSSMRRCNGFLRRPEILETVYSVEEDGDSESNQEPSESTENYECDERRTKNFGNGKGRLQELYGSFERLAQEADSLESERPRDESQQAQVTYNRVMSNHRSVTKPKDVKYKRINKAKSKSLEELRGRLRNWVEKGNKIAISLDQSYA from the exons ATGAAGACCATAAGGGCAAGTAATTTCAG CAGTTTCGACGAAACATCGATGGACAGCTACCCGTTGGTGACGGTAACGGAAGATAGGGTAAACGATTTTTCAGAGGAAgtgataaaagaaggaaatgatGTGGAAGTGACATCATTGGAGGAAGCGAAATCAGTGATAGCAGCGCTTAGGGCGAAACAGAGGGCACAGGCACATCAAATGCTAGCTTGGCGGAGGACGCTTAAATTGCAG GAGGAGCTTGTGGCGCGACTAACGAGAGAGAAGGCCGAACAATTATGCACATTGTCTTCGCAACTATTTCTCTTCGAATCGCGACTTTGTCGGAAGCAGAAAGAAATCGAGGCGAGCCTGGTGCAACGGGAATCGATTATTCTCAGGCAACAAAGAGTGATACGGCAGTTGCAAAGTAGACTGGCGGAAAGGAGTGGTACAGGTACGAGAGACTCTCCTCCATGCGATGCTCTCGACAGACTGGACAGTCTCGGAGACAGCGACAGCGCCGTTGTACTCGAGGAGGCCGCGGACGACCCGGCACCACCGAG ATTTCGTTCGAACATCACGGACGTAACAGTTATACGATCGGTATCGGATGCGGTCGAGCCGTCGAGCAAGTATTCATCGATGCGAAGATGCAATGGTTTTCTACGTAGACCGGAAATCTTGGAAACCGTGTATTCGGTAGAAGAGGATGGCGATAGTGAAAGCAACCAGGAACCATCCGAATCTACAGAAAATTACGAGTGCGATGAGAGGCGGACGAAGAACTTTGGAAATGGGAAGGGCAGACTGCAGGAGCTTTACGGTAGCTTCGAGAGACTGGCACAGGAAGCTGATTCTCTGGAAAGTGAAAGACCAAGAGACGAGAGCCAACAAGCTCAG GTGACGTACAATAGAGTAATGAGTAATCACAGGTCGGTGACAAAGCCAAAAGACGTAAAATATAAGAGGATAAATAAGGCAAAATCAAAGAGTTTGGAGGAGCTCAGAGGAAGACTAAGAAATTGggtagagaaaggaaataaaatagcTATATCATTAGATCAATCTTACGCTTGA
- the LOC124957278 gene encoding uncharacterized protein LOC124957278 isoform X3 produces the protein MDLFDSTKSPIERCSSFDETSMDSYPLVTVTEDRVNDFSEEVIKEGNDVEVTSLEEAKSVIAALRAKQRAQAHQMLAWRRTLKLQEELVARLTREKAEQLCTLSSQLFLFESRLCRKQKEIEASLVQRESIILRQQRVIRQLQSRLAERSGTGTRDSPPCDALDRLDSLGDSDSAVVLEEAADDPAPPRFRSNITDVTVIRSVSDAVEPSSKYSSMRRCNGFLRRPEILETVYSVEEDGDSESNQEPSESTENYECDERRTKNFGNGKGRLQELYGSFERLAQEADSLESERPRDESQQAQVTYNRVMSNHRSVTKPKDVKYKRINKAKSKSLEELRGRLRNWVEKGNKIAISLDQSYA, from the exons ATGGATCTTTTCGATTCTACTAAGAGCCCAATAGAGCGGTG CAGCAGTTTCGACGAAACATCGATGGACAGCTACCCGTTGGTGACGGTAACGGAAGATAGGGTAAACGATTTTTCAGAGGAAgtgataaaagaaggaaatgatGTGGAAGTGACATCATTGGAGGAAGCGAAATCAGTGATAGCAGCGCTTAGGGCGAAACAGAGGGCACAGGCACATCAAATGCTAGCTTGGCGGAGGACGCTTAAATTGCAG GAGGAGCTTGTGGCGCGACTAACGAGAGAGAAGGCCGAACAATTATGCACATTGTCTTCGCAACTATTTCTCTTCGAATCGCGACTTTGTCGGAAGCAGAAAGAAATCGAGGCGAGCCTGGTGCAACGGGAATCGATTATTCTCAGGCAACAAAGAGTGATACGGCAGTTGCAAAGTAGACTGGCGGAAAGGAGTGGTACAGGTACGAGAGACTCTCCTCCATGCGATGCTCTCGACAGACTGGACAGTCTCGGAGACAGCGACAGCGCCGTTGTACTCGAGGAGGCCGCGGACGACCCGGCACCACCGAG ATTTCGTTCGAACATCACGGACGTAACAGTTATACGATCGGTATCGGATGCGGTCGAGCCGTCGAGCAAGTATTCATCGATGCGAAGATGCAATGGTTTTCTACGTAGACCGGAAATCTTGGAAACCGTGTATTCGGTAGAAGAGGATGGCGATAGTGAAAGCAACCAGGAACCATCCGAATCTACAGAAAATTACGAGTGCGATGAGAGGCGGACGAAGAACTTTGGAAATGGGAAGGGCAGACTGCAGGAGCTTTACGGTAGCTTCGAGAGACTGGCACAGGAAGCTGATTCTCTGGAAAGTGAAAGACCAAGAGACGAGAGCCAACAAGCTCAG GTGACGTACAATAGAGTAATGAGTAATCACAGGTCGGTGACAAAGCCAAAAGACGTAAAATATAAGAGGATAAATAAGGCAAAATCAAAGAGTTTGGAGGAGCTCAGAGGAAGACTAAGAAATTGggtagagaaaggaaataaaatagcTATATCATTAGATCAATCTTACGCTTGA
- the LOC124957278 gene encoding uncharacterized protein LOC124957278 isoform X4: MDLFDSTKSPIERCSFDETSMDSYPLVTVTEDRVNDFSEEVIKEGNDVEVTSLEEAKSVIAALRAKQRAQAHQMLAWRRTLKLQEELVARLTREKAEQLCTLSSQLFLFESRLCRKQKEIEASLVQRESIILRQQRVIRQLQSRLAERSGTGTRDSPPCDALDRLDSLGDSDSAVVLEEAADDPAPPRFRSNITDVTVIRSVSDAVEPSSKYSSMRRCNGFLRRPEILETVYSVEEDGDSESNQEPSESTENYECDERRTKNFGNGKGRLQELYGSFERLAQEADSLESERPRDESQQAQVTYNRVMSNHRSVTKPKDVKYKRINKAKSKSLEELRGRLRNWVEKGNKIAISLDQSYA, from the exons ATGGATCTTTTCGATTCTACTAAGAGCCCAATAGAGCGGTG CAGTTTCGACGAAACATCGATGGACAGCTACCCGTTGGTGACGGTAACGGAAGATAGGGTAAACGATTTTTCAGAGGAAgtgataaaagaaggaaatgatGTGGAAGTGACATCATTGGAGGAAGCGAAATCAGTGATAGCAGCGCTTAGGGCGAAACAGAGGGCACAGGCACATCAAATGCTAGCTTGGCGGAGGACGCTTAAATTGCAG GAGGAGCTTGTGGCGCGACTAACGAGAGAGAAGGCCGAACAATTATGCACATTGTCTTCGCAACTATTTCTCTTCGAATCGCGACTTTGTCGGAAGCAGAAAGAAATCGAGGCGAGCCTGGTGCAACGGGAATCGATTATTCTCAGGCAACAAAGAGTGATACGGCAGTTGCAAAGTAGACTGGCGGAAAGGAGTGGTACAGGTACGAGAGACTCTCCTCCATGCGATGCTCTCGACAGACTGGACAGTCTCGGAGACAGCGACAGCGCCGTTGTACTCGAGGAGGCCGCGGACGACCCGGCACCACCGAG ATTTCGTTCGAACATCACGGACGTAACAGTTATACGATCGGTATCGGATGCGGTCGAGCCGTCGAGCAAGTATTCATCGATGCGAAGATGCAATGGTTTTCTACGTAGACCGGAAATCTTGGAAACCGTGTATTCGGTAGAAGAGGATGGCGATAGTGAAAGCAACCAGGAACCATCCGAATCTACAGAAAATTACGAGTGCGATGAGAGGCGGACGAAGAACTTTGGAAATGGGAAGGGCAGACTGCAGGAGCTTTACGGTAGCTTCGAGAGACTGGCACAGGAAGCTGATTCTCTGGAAAGTGAAAGACCAAGAGACGAGAGCCAACAAGCTCAG GTGACGTACAATAGAGTAATGAGTAATCACAGGTCGGTGACAAAGCCAAAAGACGTAAAATATAAGAGGATAAATAAGGCAAAATCAAAGAGTTTGGAGGAGCTCAGAGGAAGACTAAGAAATTGggtagagaaaggaaataaaatagcTATATCATTAGATCAATCTTACGCTTGA
- the LOC124957278 gene encoding uncharacterized protein LOC124957278 isoform X5: MKTIRASNFSSSFDETSMDSYPLVTVTEDRVNDFSEEVIKEGNDVEVTSLEEAKSVIAALRAKQRAQAHQMLAWRRTLKLQEELVARLTREKAEQLCTLSSQLFLFESRLCRKQKEIEASLVQRESIILRQQRVIRQLQSRLAERSGTGTRDSPPCDALDRLDSLGDSDSAVVLEEAADDPAPPRFRSNITDVTVIRSVSDAVEPSSKYSSMRRCNGFLRRPEILETVYSVEEDGDSESNQEPSESTENYECDERRTKNFGNGKGRLQELYGSFERLAQEADSLESERPRDESQQAQVTYNRVMSNHRSVTKPKDVKYKRINKAKSKSLEELRGRLRNWVEKGNKIAISLDQSYA, encoded by the exons ATGAAGACCATAAGGGCAAGTAATTTCAG CAGCAGTTTCGACGAAACATCGATGGACAGCTACCCGTTGGTGACGGTAACGGAAGATAGGGTAAACGATTTTTCAGAGGAAgtgataaaagaaggaaatgatGTGGAAGTGACATCATTGGAGGAAGCGAAATCAGTGATAGCAGCGCTTAGGGCGAAACAGAGGGCACAGGCACATCAAATGCTAGCTTGGCGGAGGACGCTTAAATTGCAG GAGGAGCTTGTGGCGCGACTAACGAGAGAGAAGGCCGAACAATTATGCACATTGTCTTCGCAACTATTTCTCTTCGAATCGCGACTTTGTCGGAAGCAGAAAGAAATCGAGGCGAGCCTGGTGCAACGGGAATCGATTATTCTCAGGCAACAAAGAGTGATACGGCAGTTGCAAAGTAGACTGGCGGAAAGGAGTGGTACAGGTACGAGAGACTCTCCTCCATGCGATGCTCTCGACAGACTGGACAGTCTCGGAGACAGCGACAGCGCCGTTGTACTCGAGGAGGCCGCGGACGACCCGGCACCACCGAG ATTTCGTTCGAACATCACGGACGTAACAGTTATACGATCGGTATCGGATGCGGTCGAGCCGTCGAGCAAGTATTCATCGATGCGAAGATGCAATGGTTTTCTACGTAGACCGGAAATCTTGGAAACCGTGTATTCGGTAGAAGAGGATGGCGATAGTGAAAGCAACCAGGAACCATCCGAATCTACAGAAAATTACGAGTGCGATGAGAGGCGGACGAAGAACTTTGGAAATGGGAAGGGCAGACTGCAGGAGCTTTACGGTAGCTTCGAGAGACTGGCACAGGAAGCTGATTCTCTGGAAAGTGAAAGACCAAGAGACGAGAGCCAACAAGCTCAG GTGACGTACAATAGAGTAATGAGTAATCACAGGTCGGTGACAAAGCCAAAAGACGTAAAATATAAGAGGATAAATAAGGCAAAATCAAAGAGTTTGGAGGAGCTCAGAGGAAGACTAAGAAATTGggtagagaaaggaaataaaatagcTATATCATTAGATCAATCTTACGCTTGA
- the LOC124957279 gene encoding uncharacterized protein C16orf52 homolog A isoform X1, producing MDKLTIISGALFLAADMFAIVSLGMPDWIITDVGGDTRLGLMLSCMTLYNRPQVCYTPDLEPEWLLALVFILVGCILITTTVILLISSHWDRNVIPYARWVGFTAMVLFCLAAVLFPMGFYIDEIGGQPYQLPNSHQVGISYILFVLALWITVISELFAGKVCLPHF from the exons atggaTAAACTAACCATCATTTCGGGAGCTCTATTTTTGGCAGCCGATATGTTTGCAATCGTTAGTCTCGGAATGCCTGACTGGATTATAACCGACGTTGgcg GAGATACACGATTAGGCCTTATGCTGTCTTGTATGACTTTATACAACAGGCCGCAAGTTTGTTATACGCCCGACTTGGAGCCAGAATGGTTATTGGCccttgtatttatattagtcggatgtattttaataacgacaacTGTAATATTGCTGATCAGTTCGCATTGGGATCGCAATGTAATTCCTTACGCTCGATGGGTCGGATTTACGGCGA TGGTACTATTTTGCTTAGCGGCTGTTCTATTTCCAATGGGTTTTTACATTGACGAAATTGGTGGACAACCATACCAATTACCAAATTCGCATCAAGTTGGGATCTCTTATATTCTCTTTGTTCTGGCACTATGGATCACAGTTATTTCTGAACTTTTTGCAGGAAAAGTATGTTTACCACATTTTTAG
- the LOC124957279 gene encoding uncharacterized protein C16orf52 homolog A isoform X2, with amino-acid sequence MDKLTIISGALFLAADMFAIVSLGMPDWIITDVGGDTRLGLMLSCMTLYNRPQVCYTPDLEPEWLLALVFILVGCILITTTVILLISSHWDRNVIPYARWVGFTAMVLFCLAAVLFPMGFYIDEIGGQPYQLPNSHQVGISYILFVLALWITVISELFAGKG; translated from the exons atggaTAAACTAACCATCATTTCGGGAGCTCTATTTTTGGCAGCCGATATGTTTGCAATCGTTAGTCTCGGAATGCCTGACTGGATTATAACCGACGTTGgcg GAGATACACGATTAGGCCTTATGCTGTCTTGTATGACTTTATACAACAGGCCGCAAGTTTGTTATACGCCCGACTTGGAGCCAGAATGGTTATTGGCccttgtatttatattagtcggatgtattttaataacgacaacTGTAATATTGCTGATCAGTTCGCATTGGGATCGCAATGTAATTCCTTACGCTCGATGGGTCGGATTTACGGCGA TGGTACTATTTTGCTTAGCGGCTGTTCTATTTCCAATGGGTTTTTACATTGACGAAATTGGTGGACAACCATACCAATTACCAAATTCGCATCAAGTTGGGATCTCTTATATTCTCTTTGTTCTGGCACTATGGATCACAGTTATTTCTGAACTTTTTGCAGGAAAA GGATGA
- the LOC124957279 gene encoding uncharacterized protein C16orf52 homolog A isoform X3, which yields MLSCMTLYNRPQVCYTPDLEPEWLLALVFILVGCILITTTVILLISSHWDRNVIPYARWVGFTAMVLFCLAAVLFPMGFYIDEIGGQPYQLPNSHQVGISYILFVLALWITVISELFAGKVCLPHF from the exons ATGCTGTCTTGTATGACTTTATACAACAGGCCGCAAGTTTGTTATACGCCCGACTTGGAGCCAGAATGGTTATTGGCccttgtatttatattagtcggatgtattttaataacgacaacTGTAATATTGCTGATCAGTTCGCATTGGGATCGCAATGTAATTCCTTACGCTCGATGGGTCGGATTTACGGCGA TGGTACTATTTTGCTTAGCGGCTGTTCTATTTCCAATGGGTTTTTACATTGACGAAATTGGTGGACAACCATACCAATTACCAAATTCGCATCAAGTTGGGATCTCTTATATTCTCTTTGTTCTGGCACTATGGATCACAGTTATTTCTGAACTTTTTGCAGGAAAAGTATGTTTACCACATTTTTAG